The following proteins come from a genomic window of Solea solea chromosome 3, fSolSol10.1, whole genome shotgun sequence:
- the golt1ba gene encoding golgi transport 1Ba isoform X2: MISLTDSQKIGMGLTGFGVFFLFFGMILFFDKALLAIGNILFVAGLAFVIGLERTFRFFFQKHKMKATGFFLGGVFVVLIGWPIIGVVLEIYGFFLLFRGFFPVVIGFIRRIPVLGSILNLPFIRAPS; encoded by the exons ATGATTTCGCTAACGGACTCCCAAA AGATTGGAATGGGATTAACAGGCTTCGgcgtgtttttcctcttctttgggATGATCCTGTTTTTTGACAAAGCACTGCTGGCTATTGGAAAT ATCCTGTTTGTTGCTGGACTCGCATTTGTCATCGGGCTGGAGAGGACCTTCCGTTTCTTCTTCCAGAAGCACAAGATGAAGGCCACCGGTTTCTTCCTGGGAGGCGTGTTCGTGGTGCTGATCGGCTGGCCTATTATTGGAGTAGTCCTGGAGATTTATGGCTTTTTTCTGTTGTTCAG GGGTTTCTTCCCAGTTGTCATAGGCTTCATCAGAAGAATACCTGTCCTCGGCTCGATCTTAAACCTGCCGTTCATCAGAGCA cctTCGTAA
- the golt1ba gene encoding golgi transport 1Ba isoform X1, translating into MISLTDSQKIGMGLTGFGVFFLFFGMILFFDKALLAIGNILFVAGLAFVIGLERTFRFFFQKHKMKATGFFLGGVFVVLIGWPIIGVVLEIYGFFLLFRGFFPVVIGFIRRIPVLGSILNLPFIRAYVDRAGESNTMV; encoded by the exons ATGATTTCGCTAACGGACTCCCAAA AGATTGGAATGGGATTAACAGGCTTCGgcgtgtttttcctcttctttgggATGATCCTGTTTTTTGACAAAGCACTGCTGGCTATTGGAAAT ATCCTGTTTGTTGCTGGACTCGCATTTGTCATCGGGCTGGAGAGGACCTTCCGTTTCTTCTTCCAGAAGCACAAGATGAAGGCCACCGGTTTCTTCCTGGGAGGCGTGTTCGTGGTGCTGATCGGCTGGCCTATTATTGGAGTAGTCCTGGAGATTTATGGCTTTTTTCTGTTGTTCAG GGGTTTCTTCCCAGTTGTCATAGGCTTCATCAGAAGAATACCTGTCCTCGGCTCGATCTTAAACCTGCCGTTCATCAGAGCA tATGTGGACAGAGCGGGCGAGAGCAACACCATGGTATAa